One segment of Nostoc flagelliforme CCNUN1 DNA contains the following:
- a CDS encoding transposase translates to MFDLMDAVLVTRSVYSFVELSLSPVFRRRWSSIYEALEDSNPPREELMQLYIKQLPQTEQLVLAGDHTAWPRLEAVTLKERTYEHQTQPMSGTKPVTLGQGYSTISIIPETKGSWALPLLHERITSFSNPIEKAASQLRLVCQHLPTRPMTLWDAEYGCASFVKQTADIAADPKPRGKSPGWPQGQPRNRRIRYPTVKKGTLKQKKQLSKSA, encoded by the coding sequence CTGTTTGACTTAATGGACGCAGTGTTAGTTACACGCAGTGTTTATTCGTTTGTGGAACTATCGCTATCTCCAGTATTTCGACGGAGGTGGTCGAGTATTTATGAAGCTCTAGAAGACAGTAATCCACCAAGAGAAGAATTGATGCAGTTGTATATCAAACAACTTCCCCAAACAGAGCAACTGGTTTTGGCAGGAGATCACACAGCTTGGCCAAGATTGGAGGCAGTCACGCTCAAAGAACGTACTTACGAACATCAAACGCAACCAATGTCAGGGACGAAACCCGTCACATTGGGGCAAGGCTATAGTACTATAAGTATCATTCCAGAAACCAAAGGTAGTTGGGCGTTACCACTATTACATGAGCGGATCACCAGTTTTTCTAATCCGATTGAAAAAGCAGCATCCCAACTAAGACTTGTTTGCCAACATCTGCCCACACGCCCCATGACTTTATGGGATGCTGAATACGGCTGTGCCAGCTTTGTCAAACAGACAGCTGATATTGCTGCTGACCCCAAACCCCGTGGAAAGTCTCCTGGTTGGCCACAAGGGCAGCCACGAAACCGTAGAATTCGTTATCCAACTGTTAAAAAAGGTACTTTGAAACAAAAAAAACAACTGTCAAAGTCGGCTTGA
- a CDS encoding efflux RND transporter permease subunit has product MNFIETAVRWRHGTFVLFCLLAMFGVFSLLKLPLELQPGGDRPEITITTTYPGAGPTEVEDLITRPMEEQMQEVLGVQEISSTSRAGRSSITLEFAQDANARERMIDVLNRLQQVESLPPEAQESNVELVGGNSSPMMWIPFDTKEGFQPDANRYRDLADEVVIPRLRRVEGTGQFLLVGGQEREVEVKVDPKALSDRNLAIGDVVRVLQENNRDIRGGPLILGRREYRVRTISRSQDLSQIEGFVLRRDQSGTVYLRDVAKVQMGRKPQDSALVFNGKPGVAVGVIRQIGANVPEVAKGIRAEIAALQTEFDRQNQGIRFVYNYDESEYINQSVSFVGENLISGALLATIVLVLFLGSMRTVAVVAITIPIGTIIVFIVMSALGRTLNIISLAGLAFSVGMVVDNSIVVIENVFTHMQQGKSVIRAAIEGTQEVWGAMLGSTLSNIVVFVPLLMVTGEAGQLYTDMAISLSASSLFSLFAALTLVPMLSGLFLKQSEAMQMMQGGEYRGGNWFERMVAKTSAVFRHFQGKLESFLAATVSWSLGRKRIGRRLIVLSIPVVLLLTSIFLLPPADYLPEGNRNLVVLRAEPLPGTSIPEAIRQSESVQKFLRSQPEVERIMYVDRPGALRGIATILKPEFATTTGLADMVDRLRAQSSNFAGYRFVIPTRISIFRDPGKEFEVDIVGADLNQIGDLEKQITGKLRSLAGVQNVRSNFVLGAGELQVIPNRERIAEVGLSEAEIGSMVEAALGGKVASDYIDGKEELDVSVELQNTAVETPEQLRQLSLYARGRQVQLGDIAEVRETTGADAINHVDLERSITLTVSLAPDAPLATLVERTEEEILAPLRASLPTGYRLELSGSADQLATTVGQLAAAFAFSILITYLLLVALYRSFLYPVVIMATVPMGMSGALLSLVIANLIPGMNVALDMITALGFVILTGVVVNNAILLVDRALQLQQAGEDFDASLYNATSDRLRAIFMSAGTSVLGMLPLAVLPGQGSELYQGLGIVLTGGLAFSTILTPTVVPALMGLLYDLSGRKSPRSPTAKKPDKLATN; this is encoded by the coding sequence ATGAATTTTATTGAAACCGCCGTTCGTTGGCGACATGGAACTTTTGTTTTGTTTTGCTTGCTAGCAATGTTCGGGGTGTTCTCCCTACTAAAGTTACCCCTAGAATTGCAACCAGGGGGCGATCGCCCTGAAATTACGATCACAACTACCTATCCGGGCGCAGGGCCAACAGAAGTAGAAGACCTAATTACCCGCCCCATGGAAGAACAGATGCAAGAGGTGCTAGGTGTCCAAGAAATTAGCAGTACTTCTCGTGCTGGACGCAGCAGCATTACCTTAGAATTTGCCCAGGATGCCAACGCCAGAGAACGGATGATAGATGTTCTCAACCGCTTGCAACAGGTGGAAAGCTTGCCTCCAGAAGCGCAGGAATCGAATGTAGAACTGGTGGGTGGTAACAGTTCACCGATGATGTGGATTCCGTTTGATACCAAAGAAGGATTTCAACCAGATGCAAACCGTTATCGGGACTTAGCAGACGAAGTGGTGATTCCCCGTTTGCGCCGAGTCGAAGGAACTGGGCAGTTTTTGTTAGTGGGTGGACAAGAACGAGAAGTCGAGGTGAAGGTTGATCCGAAAGCATTAAGCGATCGCAACCTCGCAATTGGCGATGTAGTACGAGTTCTTCAAGAAAACAACCGCGATATTCGGGGTGGGCCATTAATTCTCGGACGACGCGAATATCGAGTCCGCACAATCAGCCGATCGCAAGATTTATCGCAAATTGAAGGTTTTGTGCTGCGACGCGACCAATCAGGCACAGTTTACTTGCGAGATGTAGCAAAGGTACAGATGGGACGCAAACCCCAAGATAGTGCGTTGGTGTTCAACGGCAAACCTGGGGTAGCAGTCGGTGTAATTCGGCAAATTGGGGCGAATGTGCCAGAGGTGGCTAAAGGCATTCGGGCGGAAATTGCTGCACTACAAACTGAATTTGATCGGCAAAACCAAGGTATTCGCTTTGTCTACAACTATGACGAAAGTGAGTACATCAATCAATCAGTAAGTTTCGTTGGAGAGAACTTGATCAGTGGAGCATTACTAGCAACTATCGTCTTAGTTCTATTCCTTGGCTCAATGCGAACCGTTGCTGTAGTTGCAATCACCATTCCAATCGGTACAATTATTGTGTTCATTGTCATGTCTGCATTAGGACGCACATTGAACATTATCAGTTTAGCAGGGCTAGCATTTTCTGTGGGTATGGTTGTAGATAACTCAATCGTTGTGATTGAGAATGTCTTCACCCACATGCAGCAAGGTAAAAGTGTCATACGGGCAGCCATTGAAGGTACTCAGGAAGTTTGGGGGGCAATGCTTGGTTCTACCTTAAGCAACATAGTGGTTTTTGTACCACTGTTAATGGTGACAGGTGAAGCCGGGCAACTCTACACCGATATGGCAATCTCTCTTTCTGCCTCTTCTCTATTCTCGCTGTTTGCGGCATTAACTTTAGTCCCAATGCTATCGGGATTGTTCCTCAAACAATCGGAAGCCATGCAAATGATGCAGGGTGGTGAATATCGGGGCGGTAATTGGTTTGAGCGAATGGTAGCTAAAACCTCTGCGGTGTTTCGTCATTTTCAAGGCAAACTCGAAAGCTTTCTTGCCGCTACTGTTAGTTGGTCACTAGGACGTAAGCGTATTGGCCGCAGGTTAATTGTGCTGTCAATTCCTGTTGTTTTACTCTTAACTAGTATTTTTCTTTTACCACCTGCCGATTATCTACCCGAAGGCAATCGTAATTTAGTTGTATTACGGGCAGAACCGTTACCGGGAACCAGTATCCCAGAAGCGATTCGGCAATCTGAATCTGTGCAAAAATTTCTGCGATCGCAACCAGAAGTTGAGCGCATCATGTATGTTGACCGTCCAGGGGCGCTGCGAGGTATTGCAACTATTTTAAAACCAGAATTTGCCACGACTACCGGACTCGCTGATATGGTGGATCGGTTACGGGCCCAAAGCAGCAACTTTGCTGGATACCGTTTTGTGATCCCAACACGGATTTCTATCTTCCGTGATCCGGGTAAAGAATTTGAAGTGGATATTGTTGGCGCTGACTTAAATCAGATTGGTGACTTAGAAAAGCAAATTACCGGCAAATTGCGATCGCTTGCAGGGGTTCAAAATGTACGTTCAAACTTTGTATTGGGTGCAGGAGAACTACAAGTGATTCCCAACCGCGAACGCATCGCGGAAGTAGGACTTTCGGAAGCGGAAATTGGTTCGATGGTAGAAGCAGCATTGGGTGGTAAAGTTGCCTCCGATTACATTGACGGCAAAGAAGAATTAGATGTCTCAGTGGAACTACAAAATACTGCTGTGGAAACCCCAGAGCAACTGCGCCAATTGTCTCTATATGCGCGGGGACGACAAGTGCAACTCGGTGATATTGCTGAAGTTCGTGAAACAACAGGAGCCGATGCCATTAATCACGTTGATTTAGAGCGCTCAATTACCCTCACTGTCTCCCTTGCACCCGATGCCCCTCTTGCTACGCTTGTAGAACGTACCGAAGAGGAAATTCTCGCTCCTCTGCGTGCCAGTTTACCAACAGGCTATCGGCTAGAACTGTCAGGTTCAGCAGATCAGTTAGCAACAACTGTTGGTCAATTAGCTGCTGCCTTTGCATTTTCGATTTTGATTACTTATTTGTTACTGGTAGCCTTGTATCGCTCATTCCTTTACCCAGTAGTGATTATGGCAACAGTGCCGATGGGTATGAGTGGCGCACTATTGAGCCTAGTGATTGCTAACCTGATTCCGGGAATGAATGTGGCATTGGATATGATTACAGCCTTGGGATTTGTGATTCTGACAGGTGTGGTTGTTAACAACGCGATTCTACTGGTCGATCGCGCCTTGCAACTCCAGCAAGCAGGTGAAGATTTTGATGCATCCTTATATAATGCGACAAGCGATCGCCTACGTGCCATTTTTATGTCTGCTGGAACTAGTGTTTTAGGGATGTTACCGCTAGCAGTTCTACCAGGTCAGGGTTCGGAGTTATATCAAGGGTTAGGCATTGTTTTAACAGGTGGTCTGGCTTTTTCTACTATTTTGACTCCTACTGTTGTACCCGCACTTATGGGTTTACTGTACGATCTTTCTGGGCGGAAATCGCCGCGATCACCAACTGCAAAAAAGCCGGACAAACTAGCTACTAACTAG
- a CDS encoding efflux RND transporter periplasmic adaptor subunit — MDTSETQVSTVETQSDSSVPSELAPTRSGKPWFWRLLILFLATGGIILWRMLAPGGAPRSSVAQQQGPPPKPIETISLATGSATRSVQLLGQVEATQQSTIRAQTSGIVKQISVQPGDRVTIGMAIALLDDTDQQLAISQARAQLAQQRSNLARLEVGTRKEIIAQRQAAVTSAKARELEARDNLKRTSDLVKEGALSQRLLVEAQTQLNSIQGERLEAEAELAEAKAGPIQEEIAAQRANVEAAKATLAQAELAKQRTRILASESGIVQTRHISNGDLVQSSGQIVTLVAGDRFDIFLELPEELSGKVTPGMTIDLTTRALPQWKQRATITAVVPSADTASRRQRVRVQINKPPSGLIPGMAIAGNLNMPSNRSSFVVSRDALTRRQNEWLVFAVADGKAKQIPVEMVSDMGKNVAIYHPTLRTGQRIVLRGGDGLQDGAPVKIVDPT; from the coding sequence ATGGATACTTCTGAAACTCAAGTTTCAACGGTTGAAACCCAATCAGATAGTTCTGTGCCTTCTGAGTTAGCACCTACTCGTTCGGGTAAACCTTGGTTCTGGAGATTGCTGATTTTATTTCTGGCAACCGGTGGCATCATTCTATGGCGGATGTTAGCTCCTGGTGGTGCACCACGCTCCTCTGTTGCACAACAACAAGGGCCACCTCCAAAACCAATTGAAACAATCTCCCTCGCAACTGGAAGTGCTACAAGAAGTGTCCAGTTGTTGGGACAGGTAGAAGCCACTCAGCAGTCAACAATCCGCGCTCAAACTAGTGGAATTGTCAAGCAAATTTCGGTGCAACCAGGCGATCGCGTGACAATAGGGATGGCGATCGCTTTACTCGACGATACCGATCAGCAATTGGCAATTAGCCAAGCACGAGCGCAACTGGCACAACAACGGAGCAATCTGGCACGTTTGGAAGTCGGTACTCGAAAAGAAATCATTGCTCAACGTCAAGCGGCTGTCACATCTGCAAAGGCGCGAGAACTGGAAGCACGGGATAACCTGAAACGCACGAGCGATCTTGTCAAAGAGGGTGCTTTATCTCAAAGATTGTTAGTGGAAGCTCAAACACAATTGAATAGCATCCAAGGAGAACGATTAGAAGCCGAGGCAGAACTTGCTGAAGCGAAAGCTGGGCCGATTCAAGAAGAAATCGCCGCTCAACGGGCAAATGTAGAAGCAGCTAAAGCCACCTTAGCTCAAGCAGAATTAGCAAAACAGCGAACTCGGATTTTGGCATCGGAATCGGGTATAGTCCAGACTCGCCATATTAGCAATGGTGATTTAGTCCAAAGTTCTGGTCAAATTGTCACCTTAGTAGCAGGCGATCGCTTCGATATTTTCCTAGAGTTACCCGAAGAACTCAGTGGTAAAGTTACCCCAGGTATGACAATCGATCTCACAACTCGCGCCCTACCGCAATGGAAACAACGCGCCACCATCACGGCTGTAGTCCCTTCTGCCGATACTGCCTCCCGTCGCCAGCGTGTGCGTGTCCAAATTAACAAGCCACCGTCAGGATTAATACCAGGAATGGCGATCGCAGGCAACTTAAATATGCCCTCTAACCGCTCTAGCTTTGTGGTATCACGAGATGCATTAACCAGAAGGCAAAACGAGTGGCTAGTTTTTGCAGTTGCTGACGGCAAAGCTAAACAAATTCCAGTCGAGATGGTTTCTGACATGGGTAAAAATGTCGCAATTTATCATCCCACTTTACGCACCGGTCAACGCATTGTGCTACGTGGCGGTGATGGATTGCAAGATGGTGCGCCTGTAAAGATAGTTGATCCAACTTAA
- a CDS encoding response regulator transcription factor → MLILLVEDDPSQLEPLRAALLKVGHTVDAIADGETAQWFAFRKDYDLLILDWMLPKVSGVELCQVYRRAGKLTPVLMLTAKDTVLDKVMGLDAGADDYLVKPVDVLELLARVRALGRRSPMWQGDILSLGDLQLHVSTLTLELGSLTTQLSSREFQLMEYLMRHPRQVLSHNQIEQALWSWGEEPESNAVTTLVRRLRQRLQTIGVKDWIETVHRMGYRINPPNL, encoded by the coding sequence ATGTTGATCTTACTAGTAGAAGATGACCCATCGCAGTTAGAGCCACTACGGGCAGCCTTATTGAAGGTGGGGCATACAGTTGATGCGATTGCTGATGGGGAAACAGCGCAGTGGTTTGCCTTTCGCAAAGACTATGACTTGCTGATTCTAGATTGGATGTTGCCTAAAGTGAGTGGCGTAGAATTGTGTCAAGTATATCGACGGGCAGGTAAGCTGACTCCTGTATTGATGCTGACGGCGAAAGACACAGTTTTAGATAAGGTAATGGGTTTAGATGCTGGAGCCGATGATTACTTGGTAAAGCCTGTGGATGTCCTGGAGTTATTGGCACGAGTCCGGGCACTAGGAAGGCGATCGCCTATGTGGCAAGGAGATATACTTAGCTTGGGCGATTTGCAACTTCATGTATCCACTTTGACGCTCGAACTTGGTTCGTTGACAACTCAACTTTCTAGCCGGGAGTTTCAATTGATGGAGTATTTAATGCGTCATCCCCGGCAAGTATTATCTCATAATCAGATTGAACAAGCCCTTTGGAGCTGGGGAGAGGAACCAGAAAGTAACGCAGTGACTACCTTGGTTCGCCGCTTGCGCCAGCGCCTACAGACCATTGGTGTCAAAGATTGGATAGAAACAGTGCATCGAATGGGCTATCGAATAAATCCGCCAAATTTGTAA
- a CDS encoding sensor histidine kinase, which produces MFDHSRRNLAHWFALSMGGILFAFAGVGYCLSVEEQLRVFDDELFSQSKTFAAKTQYLLYQSQWQNQRGQTPVESSVTLNGGLMYARWYNSNKQLLQFIGSSSGKQLTAEPGFQTLETPIGSQSSSTKTWVRQVTLPVLEGKLLIGYFQTAAPMNSLRIGLNQARLFLTFGVPVTFGVIGITGWFLGGLAMRPSLRAYQQLQQFTADASHELRAPVATVLSNAQVALMPPEDPLEQRLRLQNIVQTAKSMSTLINDLLFLSRHNGSFAETGLKPVDLCEILRSLAQDFAALAPAQSLNFNAHLPEHPIMLKADANLLKQAVINLLTNAFKYTPADGKVELHLFTQSHYAVIQVKDNGIGIPSTDLPHIFDRFYRVDTVRSRQTGGFGLGLAIAQQIVQRYGGQITVNSMLGQGSTFQISLPLKL; this is translated from the coding sequence ATGTTTGATCATAGCCGTCGTAATCTCGCTCACTGGTTTGCCCTGTCAATGGGTGGAATTTTGTTCGCTTTTGCAGGGGTGGGCTATTGTCTGAGTGTAGAGGAACAGTTGCGGGTTTTTGACGATGAACTCTTTTCACAAAGTAAAACCTTTGCTGCCAAAACCCAATACTTGCTTTATCAAAGTCAATGGCAAAATCAGCGCGGCCAGACTCCTGTAGAAAGCAGTGTAACTTTGAATGGCGGGCTAATGTATGCGCGGTGGTATAACTCTAATAAACAACTTTTGCAGTTTATCGGTTCATCCAGTGGCAAACAGTTGACCGCAGAACCGGGATTTCAAACGTTAGAAACACCGATAGGCTCACAGTCATCTAGTACAAAAACCTGGGTCCGCCAAGTTACACTTCCTGTTTTGGAAGGGAAGTTGCTGATTGGCTATTTCCAAACGGCAGCTCCAATGAACTCTTTACGCATTGGGCTAAATCAAGCCCGCTTGTTTTTAACTTTCGGGGTTCCCGTGACTTTCGGTGTAATAGGTATTACAGGTTGGTTTTTAGGCGGATTGGCAATGCGACCAAGCCTTCGTGCTTATCAGCAATTGCAGCAATTTACAGCAGATGCTTCTCATGAATTACGCGCACCCGTTGCTACGGTATTGAGCAATGCCCAAGTTGCCTTGATGCCCCCCGAAGATCCCTTGGAGCAAAGATTGCGGTTACAAAATATCGTCCAAACTGCGAAGTCCATGAGTACGCTGATCAATGATCTGCTTTTCCTGTCGCGTCATAATGGCTCCTTTGCGGAAACCGGATTAAAACCTGTTGATTTGTGTGAGATATTGCGATCGCTTGCCCAGGATTTCGCAGCCCTTGCTCCTGCCCAAAGTCTCAATTTCAATGCTCACCTTCCAGAGCATCCCATCATGTTAAAAGCCGATGCTAATTTGCTCAAACAAGCTGTGATTAATCTTCTAACTAATGCCTTCAAGTACACACCAGCAGACGGTAAGGTAGAATTACATCTTTTTACCCAGTCTCACTACGCGGTAATTCAGGTCAAAGACAACGGTATTGGCATTCCGTCCACTGATTTGCCACATATATTTGATCGTTTTTATCGTGTAGATACTGTCCGATCTCGGCAAACAGGCGGCTTTGGACTCGGACTTGCAATCGCTCAACAAATTGTGCAACGATACGGAGGGCAAATTACTGTAAATAGTATGCTAGGTCAAGGCTCCACATTTCAAATTAGCCTTCCCCTGAAACTTTGA